TGCCGGGCCGGCTGGTCCGGCCGCCCTGCCCGTGCCCAAAAGACTGCCGGGGGCACTTCATGGACGTGTCCGTCGACTGTCACAGACCTGTCACAGGGGTCCGGCCCGGCGTCGTCACAGGAAGTGCACAGATGGTGGCGGTAGGGAAGGCCCGGTGTCGGCGGGTCGTACGACAGCCCGTCCATGGGCCAGAATGAGCCCGTGCCTTCCCTGTTGCTGATCGAGGACGACGACGCCATCCGCACGGCCCTGGAGCTCTCCCTGACGCGCCAGGGACACCGGGTGGCGACCGCTGCCAGCGGTGAGGATGGTCTGAAGCTGCTGCGCGAGCAGCGGCCCGACCTGATCGTGCTGGATGTGATGCTGCCCGGCATCGACGGCTTCGAGGTGTGCCGTCGTATCCGGCGCACCGACCAGCTGCCGATCATCCTGCTGACCGCGCGCAGTGACGACATCGACGTCGTGGTCGGACTGGAGTCCGGCGCCGACGACTATGTCGTCAAGCCCGTCCAGGGCCGGGTGCTGGACGCCCGGATCCGGGCCGTGCTGCGCCGCGGGGAGCGTGAGTCCAGCGATTCGGCGACCTTCGGCGGTCTCGTCATCGACCGCTCGGCGATGACCGTGACGAAGAACGGCGAGGATCTGCAGCTGACCCCGACCGAGCTCAGGCTGCTGCTGGAGCTGAGCCGGCGGCCCGGTCAGGCGCTGTCCCGGCAGCAGCTGCTGCGGCTGGTGTGGGAGCACGACTATCTCGGTGACTCGCGGCTCGTGGACGCCTGTGTGCAGCGGCTGCGCGCCAAGGTGGAGGACGTGCCCTCGTCGCCGACCCTGATCCGCACCGTCCGTGGTGTCGGCTACCGCCTGGACACGCCTCAGTGACCGACAAGCAAGGGGGGCTGCGCGGCTGGGCCGCGGGGCGCAAGGGAAATCTGTCGCGGCTCAGGTTCACCAGCCTCAGGCTGCGTCTGGTCGTCGTCTTCGGGCTGGTGGCCCTCACGGCCGCCGTCTCGGCGTCCGGCATCGCCTACTGGCTGAACCGGGAAGCGGTGCTCACCCGTGCCCAGGACGCGGTGCTGCGCGACTTCCGGCAGGAGATGCAGAACCGCGCCGGCGCGCTGCCGGAGCACCCCACACAGGACCAGCTCCAGCGCGCGGCGGGCCAGATGGCGGCGAGCAGCCAGCACTTCAGCGTGCTGCTGGTGGCCCAGGACACGGCCGGCAAGCCGGTCTACGGCAACTCGGGCGGCATCAACGGCTTCTCGCTGGAGGACGTGCCCAAGTCGCTGCGCGCGGCCGTCGACAAGCAGCAGAAGGTGACCGACACCAACAAGGAGCCGTACCACCTGTACTGGCAGCGGGTCGTGGCACACGGCACGCCGTATCTGGTGGCCGGTACGAGGGTGATCGGCGGGGGTCCGACCGGCTACATGGCCAAGTCCCTGGAGCCGGAGGCCAAGGACCTCAACTCGCTGGCCTGGTCGCTGGGTATCGCCACCGGGCTCGCGCTGATCGGCGCCGCACTGCTCGCGCAGGCCGCCGCCACGACCGTGCTGAAGCCGGTGCACCGGCTGGGGGTCGCCGCGGCGCGGCTGGGCGAGGGCAAGCTGGACACCCGGCTGCGGGTGTCGGGCACGGACGAACTCGCCGATCTGTCCCGGACGTTCAACAACGCGGCCGAGGCGCTGGAGCAGCGGGTCGCGGAGATGGCCGCGCGGGACGAGGCCTCGCGTCGCTTCGTCGCCGACATGAGCCATGAGCTGCGCACACCGCTGACCGCGATCACCGCGGTGACGGAGGTGCTGGAGGAGGAGCTGGAGTCGGAGGCCGGCGGCATCGACCCGATGATCGAACCGGCGGTCCGGCTCGTGGTCAGCGAGACGCGCCGGCTGAACGACCTGGTCGAGAACCTGATGGAGGTCACCCGCTTCGACGCGGGCACCGCCCGGCTGGTCCTGGACGACGTCGACGTCGCCGACCAGATCACCGCCTGCATCGACGCCCGTGCCTGGCTGGACGCGGTCGAGCTCGACGTCGAGCGCGGCCTCCACGCCCGCCTCGATCCGCGCCGCCTGGACGTCATCCTCGCCAACCTCATCGGCAACGCGCTCAAGCACGGCGGCTCGCCGGTACGGGTGTCGGTGCGGGCGGCGGACGACTCGGTGGTGATCCAGGTCCGCGACCACGGGCCCGGCATCCCCGAGGACGTCCTGCCGCACGTCTTCGACCGCTTCTACAAGGCGAGCGCCTCCCGGCCGCGCTCCGAGGGCAGCGGTCTGGGTCTGTCCATCGCCATGGAGAACGCCCACATCCACGGCGGCGAGATCACCGCCGCCAACTCGCCCGAGGGCGGCGCGGTGTTCACGCTGCGGCTGCCGCGGGACGCCTCCCGGCTGACGGAGGAGACGGACGAGGGCGGGAAGACCGACGGCGACAATGCAGAAAACCCCGGAAGCCCGGGAAGTTCAGGAAAGGAGGGGTGATGACCGTACGACGCCTGACCGTAGGGCGCCTGCTGGCGCTGCCCCTCCTGGGCCTGCTGCTCGGCGGCTGCGGCATCCGGGCCACGCAGGTGCCGACCGACTTCGGGGCGGCGCCCTCCCGGGTGCCGTGCTCGCTGGCCGGCCCGAACCAGGCCACGCAGTCCGCGCAGGGCGTGCCCGTGCAGGTCTTCCTGCTGTGCGGGGCGTCCCTGGTGACCGTCGACCGGACGGTGGGCGTCCCGCCGGGCACCCCGGACGCACGGCGCCGGGTGATCGTGGCGCAGGGTCTCCTGGACCAGCTCGCCGCGTCGCCCTCGGCCGCGGAGCGCTCCGCGGGCTATACGACGTACGTGCCGGGCGGCCTCACCGTGAGCGGGCCCGGCCGGCGGGACCCGGAGGACACGCTCCACCTGAGCACGGCCCCGTCCCGGCTCACCTCCTACGCCCTCGCCCAGCTGGTGTGCACCCTCTCCGACTCCGCGGCGACGGAGGGCGACGGCTCGGTCATCCTGGGCGGCCCCGACACGGGCCCCCTCCAGCGCTACGCATGCACCGCCGACGTCCGCGAGCGCCCGGGGAACGTCGAGCCGCCGTCCAGTGAGGTCGCGCGGAGATAGCGGACGACAGCACAGGGTGCCCAAGAAGCACAGGCTCCCCGGAACCGTTCGGGGCCGGCGCCGCGTCTAGGGTGGCGTGCAGCGTCAAGGCTCCATCGGCGGCGACAGCGCCGCAATCCGCGTCCGGGTGACAGGGGGTGTCCTCCTCGTCGCCCACCTGGCCCTCGTCGCCTGGCTGATGCTGCGGCCCCTGGACGTGCCCTGGGTGACACCCGCCAACCTGCACCCCCTGGCCGGCATCCGTGCCGACCTGGCGCTGGGCTGGCCGCAGGCCGCCAGACGCATCGGCGAGGGCCTGGCCCTGCTCGCCCCGCTGGGCGTGCTGCTGCCGATGGCGCACGGCAGGCTCGGCGTCTCCCCGCTCGGCTCCCTGGTCCGTACGACCGCCGCGGGCGCCCTGATCTCCCTCGGCATCGCCCTGCTGCAGACCGGCGTACCCGGCCGGGTGGTGGACGTCGACTCGCTGCTGCTGAACACCGCCGGGGTGATCCTGGCCCACCTGTGCGTCGTTCCCGCGGGCCGCGCACGGCTGCGGCGGCAGTCGCGCGAGCACGCCGGGGAGCGGCCCGTCACCGTCCAGGAGGAGCTGTCTCAGGGGCGCACCCCGACGATTCCCAGGGTCGGAATGGCTCCGTAGAGTGACGCTTCGCCCGCTTCGTCTCCGTATCGTCGAAGGCAGCTGAAGGACAGCGAAGCGACGACCACGGAGGAGCCGTCATGACCGCCCTTGCCCGTCCCACCCACGGCCGCATGATCGGCGGAGTGTGCGCAGCGCTGGCACGGCGCTTCGGCACCTCCGCGACGACGATGCGGGTGATCTTCCTGCTGTCCTGCCTGCTGCCCGGCCCGCAGTTCCTGCTCTACATAGCGCTGTGGATCCTGCTGCCCGCGGAGGACAAGACGAGTACCGCATGGTGAGGTCCGTGCCCCGAACGCCGTCGGGGCGCTCCCGGACCTGACCGGGGCGCCCCAACGGCGTGGTACGGCAATCGGCCTCAGCCGAGCGTGACCCCCTTCATCGGCAGGCCCTGGGTGGGCAGACCCTGCGTGGGCAGGCCCTGAGTCGGCAGACCCTGCGCGGGCAGGCCGCCGATGTGGCTGCGGAGCGGCTCGGTCGGCCCTCCCGTCAGCGCGTTCTGGACGGCCGGCTGCGCGGCGGCCATCCCGGTGCCCAGGGCGTTCTGCCCCCGGCTGAGGGCGTCCTGCCCACGGGTGAGGGCGTCGACGGCACCGGGCTGGGCACTGCCGGCGCTCTCGGTCGGCAGCGCGTGGGTGACGGTGTCCAGCGCCGGGGTCGTGCTCGGGACGACCGTGGGAGCCGCGTTGGCCGCGCCCGCGCCGATGGCGGCGAAAGCGGCACCGAGGGCGGCGACACCGAGGGTCCTGACAGCGGAATGCTTCATGGTAATTGCGTCCTTGAAAACGAAGGGACGGGGAACAAAAACGATGAACGTTCCTCGACCGTAAACACGCCGGATCACCCGCCGCAAACACCGAAATGCGGACGGCTTGTGAACGCTCTGTTCACAAGCCGGACCCGGTCGAACCGCCCCTGCCTCTCAGAACCGCAAGAAGCCCTGGTGGCGGCCGCCTACTGAAACAGCCATTCGGATTTCAGTTCCGCAAATCCCGGCTTGACGACGTCATTGATCATCGCGAGCCGTTCATCGAAAGGAATGAACGCCGATTTCATGGAATTGACGGAGAACCATTGCAGGTCGTCGAGCGTGTAACCGAAGGCCCCGACGAGATGCTCGAATTCCTGGCTCATGCTCGTGTGCGACATCAGCCGGTTGTCGGTGTTCACGGTGGCCCGGAAGTGCAGCCGGCGCAGCAGCCCGATCGGGTGCTCGGCGTAGGAGGGCGCCGCCCCGGTCTGCAGGTTGGAGCTGGGGCACAGCTCCAGCGGGATCCGCTTGTCGCGGACGTAGGACGCCAGCCGGCCCAGCGTGACGGAGCCGTCCTCGTGGACCTCGATGTCGTCGATGATCCGCACGCCGTGCCCGAGCCGGTCGGCGCCGCACCACTGCAGCGCCTGCCAGATGGAGGGCAGCCCGAAGGCTTCGCCGGCGTGGATGGTGAAGTGGTTGTTCTCGCGCTTGAGGTACTCGAAGGCGTCCAGGTGCCGGGTGGGCGGGTAGCCGGCCTCGGCACCGGCGATGTCGAAACCGACCACGCCGGAGTCCCGGTAGCGGTTGGCGAGTTCGGCGATCTCCAGGGAGCGGGCCGCGTGCCGCATGGCGGTCAGCAGGGCGCCGACCCGGATGCGGTGGCCGTTCTCCCGGGCGAGCCGCTCGCCCTGCCGGAACCCCTCGTTGACGGCTTCGACGACCTCTTCGAGGCCGAGCCCCTGGTCGAGGTGCTGCTCGGGGGCGTACCGCACCTCGGCGTAGACGACCCCGTCCTCGGCGAGGTCCTCGGCGCACTCGCGGGCGACCCGGACCAGCGCCTGGCGGGTCTGCATCACGCCGACGGTGTGCTTGAAGGTCTCCAGATACCGTTCCAGCGAGCCCGAGTCGGCGGCCTCGTGGAACCAGAGGCCCAGCTTGTCCGGATCGGTCTCGGGAAGTTCCGAGTAGCCGGTCTCCTGGGCGAGTTCGACGACGGTTCCGGGGCGGAGCCCGCCGTCGAGGTGGTCGTGCAGCAGAACCTTGGGGGCCCGGCGGATCTGGTCCGGCGTCGGAATGTGCGCCGGGACACTCGCCGAGACGGTCCCGGTCGGTGCAGTCTGGCTCGTCATTTCCGCACTCTAACGCCTACGCGCGTAGAGGACCCGGTGAACGCGACGACTGTTTCCAGGCACTTTTCCGTCGATACGCAACGGTGACCCCACCTATGGGTTTCGTCCACCGCCTCTTCTGACACTGTTCTGTCATGGGACAGCAAGCGACACCGGTCCGAACGGCCGGGCTGGGAAAGGTGATCGGTCCGGCGTCGACGGCGGTGAGCGCGGCGGCGGTGCTGCTCCCCGGCGGGGAGGAGGTCTCCGCCCGCAGGCCGTCCGCCGTACGGGCGACGCTCATGCTGCGTTCACTGGGCCGCCGGCTCGCCCGCGCGGGGCGGGCGGAGGGACTGGCTGTCCATGCCGTCCACTACCGGTACCGGGGCTGGAACGGCAGTGAGGCCCACCTCGCGGCGGACGCGCAGTGGGCGGCCGACGAGGTCGTACGACGGTACGGGGACGTCCCCGTGTGCCTGGTCGGCGTGGACATGGGCGGACGGGCGGCGCTGCGGGCGGGCGGGCACGAGGCCGTCAACTCCGTTGTGGCGCTGGCTCCTTGGCTGCCGGAGGAGGATGTGGCCGCGCCTGCCGAGCCGGTGAAGCAGCTGGTGGGGCGGCGGGTGCTGATCGTGCACGGCACGAACGACGAACGGACCGACCCCGAGTTGTCGTTCCGGTTCGCCGCGCGGGCGAAGAAGGTGAATCGGGAGGTGTGCCGGTTCGAAGTGCATTCCGATGGGCACGGGTTGGGCGGGCACCGGGATGAGGTTGCCTCCCTGGCCGTTGATTTCATGATGGGGGCGCTGTACGGACACGCCGTGTCCCGCCCCGTTGTGGATGCGTTGGCTGCGCCGCCGCCGATCGGTTTGAGGATGCCGTTGGCCGTGGGGTTCGGGGGGTCGTTGAGGCGGTAGAGCTCGGGCGCCGCTCAGGTGGGCAGCAGGTTGCCCCTTCTGGAGAGCAGGAACGCCTTGAAGGCGGCCACCGGTGGGGTGTCGGGGCGGTCGGCCAGCCAGGCCACGCCGATCTCGCGGACCGCCCTGGGGGCCGTCACCGTCAGTTCCGCCACGCCCGGGCGCGCGACGGTCGGCGGTGGCAGGAGGGCGACCCCCAGGCCGGCCGCCACCAGGCCCCGCAGGGTCTCGGCCTCCTCGCCCTCGAAGGCGACCCTCGGGCGGAAGCCGGCCTCTTGGCACAGGGAGTCGAAGATGCGCCGCAAGCCGTAGCCGGGCTCCAGGGTGACCCAGGATTCGTCGGCGGCCTCGGCGAGGCGGATGCGGCGGCGGGTGGCCAGGCGGTGGTCGGCGGGGACGACCAGGCGGAGTTTCTGCTCGTCCAGGCGGCGGGCGACCAGGTCGGGGGCGTCCGGGACCGGGGAGGTCAGACAGAGGTCCAGCTCGCCGGCGCGCAGGCGTTCCAGCATGGCCTCGCCGTAGTTCTGGACCAGGCTGAAGCGGACGCGCGGATGGTCGGCGCGGAAGGCGTGGAGCAGGCCCGGTACCGTCTCGGCGCCCATGGTGTGCAGGAAACCGAAGGCGACCTTGCCGGTGGCCGGGTCGGCGTCGGCGCGCACCTCATCGGCGGCCCGCTCGATCTCGGCGAGGGCGCGTTCGACGGAGGCGAGGAAGGTGCGCCCGGCGGTGGTCAGGGAGACCGTACGGCCGTGCCGGGCGAACAGGTCGACACCCAGGTCCTGCTCCAGGCGGACCATCGCACGCGAGAGGGTGGACTGCGGGACGTTCATCTCGTGGGCGGCCCTGGTCACGTGCTCGGTGCGGGCCACACCGGCGAAGTAGGCGAGGCGGGGAGCGAGCACCTTCGCCATTGCGGACATGTCTTCTGTGTCACTGTTCGGTGACAGGCGAGCCGGTGAGCTCTGCTGATGCGCCATGGGAACGATTATGGCCAGTCCATGCATTGGACGGATGAGTGGGCCGTGCATACGGTCGAGGCATGTCTCCCGCCAGTACCGGGGCGTCCACCACCGTGGACGCCGTATCAGCCGTCCCCGCCTCCGACTCCGCTGCCGACTCCCGTATGACTCCGGGCGGCCCCGGCTACCGCCGGATGAGCCTCGCCCTCTTCCTCGCCGGAGTCGCGACCTTCGCCCTCCTGTACTCCACACAGGCCCTGCTGCCGCTGATCTCCGGCGAGTTCGGGGTCGCGGCGAGCGAGGCGAGCTGGACCGTGGCGGCCGCGACCGGCGGACTGGCGCTGTTCGTCCTGCCGATGAGCGCCCTGTCGGAGCGCTACGGGCGCCGTACGGTGATGACGGCCTCGCTGGCCGTCGCGGTGAGCGTCGGGCTGCTGGTGCCGTTCGCGCCGTCGATCGGCGCGCTGGTGGTGCTGCGGGCGGTGCAGGGCGCGGCGCTGGCCGGTCTGCCGGCCTCGGCGCAGGCCTATCTGGCCGAGGAGGTCCGGCCGAGGGCGCTGGTCACGGCGATCGGCCTGTTCGTCGCAGGCAACAGCGTCGGCGGTATGAGCGGCCGGGTGATCACCGGCTGGGTGGCCCAGGAGTGGGGCTGGCGGATCGCCGTCGGGGTGATCGGCGTGCTCGCGGTGGCCTGCGCGATCGCCTTCCGGCTGCTGCTGCCCACACCGAAGCACTTCAAGGCGGGCTCGCTGCGGCCCCGCGTGCTGCTCGGCACGGTCCGCGACCACCTCGGCAACCCGCTGCTGCGGCGCCTGTACGCGATCGGCGCGCTGTTCATGACGGTGTTCGGCGGTGTGTACACGGTGATCGGCTACCGGCTGACGGGTGCGCCGTTCGGGCTGCCGCAGGGCATCATCGGCTCGATCTTCCTGGTCTATCTGGTGGGTACGGTCTCGGCGTCCACGGCGGGCCGGCTGGTGGGCCGGCTCGGCCGCCGGGGTGCGCTGTACCTGGCGGGCGGTACGACGGCCACGGGCCTGCTGCTCTCGCTGGCTCCCGCGCTGCCGCTGGTCCTGCTGGGCCTGGTGCTGATCACGGCGGGCTTCTTCGCGGGCCACGCGGTGGCCTCCTCGGCGGTCAGCAAGACGGCCGTCCACGGCCGCGCCCAGGCCTCGGCGCTGTACCAGTCCACGTACTACGTCGGCTCCAGCGTCGGCAGCACGGCCGGCGCGATGGCCTTCCACGCGGACGGCTGGGGCGGCACGGTCGGGGTGGGTCTGCTGGCGGTCGTCGGCGTCGTGACGATCACGGTGCTGGGCACGCGGGCGGCCCGGGTCGAGGCCCGGCGCGCACTCGTGGCCGGCGCGCACTGAAGCACGTCACGGCACCCACCCCGACCTGCGCCTTTGCCCACTCCGGGCGCCATTGTCAGTGCCCTGCGGTAGTTTCCGAAGTGCTGGGCACTACAGGCACGGGAACGGCCGCAGGGGTGGGTGGACGATGGGCAACGGCACGGCGACGGCGGACCTGGACGTCGCACTGGAGAAGCACCGGACGGAACTGACCGGGTACTGCTATCGGATGCTCGGCTCCTCCTTCGAGGCCGAGGACGCGGTCCAGGACACCCTGGTACGGGCCTGGCGGAGCTACGAGAAGTTCGAGGGCCGCTCCTCGCTCCGCTCATGGCTGTACCGGATCGCGACGAACGTGTGCCTGGACATGCTGACGGCGGGCAACAAGCGGGCGCGGCCGATGGACCTCACCGACTCGACGCCGCTGGCCCAGGCCGCGCTCTCCCCCCGCCCGGACCACACCTGGCTGGAGCCGATGCCGGACGCGCGGGTGCTGCCCACGGTCGAGGACCCGGCGGAGGCCGCCGTGGCGAAGGAGTCGGTCCGGCTCGCCTTCATGGCGGCCCTCCAGCAGCTGCCGCCCAAGCAGCGGGCGGTGCTGATCCTGCGCGAGGTGCTGGCCTGGAAGGCGAGCGAGGTCGCCGAGCTGCTGGACACCTCGGTGGCCTCGGTCAACAGCGCGCTGCAGCGGGCGCGGGCCACGCTCGCCGAGCGCGCGGAGGCGGGTCCCGAGGGCGCGGTGTCCGACCCGCTGGACGAGGAGCAGCAGAAGCTGCTCGAGCGCTATGTGAAGGCCTTCGAGGGCTACGACATGACGGCGCTGACGGCGCTGCTCCACGAGGACGCCGTCATGACGATGCCGCCGTTCGACCTGTGGCTGCGCGGCTCGGCCGACATCACCGGTTTCATGACCACCCTCGGCGCTTCCTGTGCCGGCTCCAGATTGCTTCCGGTGCAGGTCAACGGCCTGCCGGGGTTCGCGCACTACAAGCCGGACGAGGAGCAGGGCGGTTTCAGCGCCTGGGCCGTGCAGGTGCTGGAGCTGTCAGGGCGCCGGATCACCGGTTTCCACTGCTTCCTCGACACCAAGCGCTGGTTCCCCCTCTTCGGCCTGCCCCTCCACCTGGAAGCGGAGCCCGACGAGGTCGAGCAGGGCGGGTAGCGCCGGGTCGGGATCCCGCAGCCGGATCCGCCCGCCGGCCCGGCGGGCGGCCAGCTCCAGCCGCGCCAGCAGATCCACGACGGCCAGCCCCGGGGGCCCGAGCCCGCCCACATCGCACACGACGACACGGCCCCCGCTGCCCGCCAGCAGCATCTGCGCCTGGGCACACAGCCCCGCCACCTCGTCCCGGGTGACGGGGCCGGCCAGCACGAGCACGGCGGGTTCCTTGGCGTCCACGTGCGGTAGACCCGCCGGGCAGGCGGAACTCATCGGCCCACTCCCGCGGGCTTGTTGAGTAGCTGCGCTGAGTACGAGTGCTCAGGTGCCGTCCGCGCGCTCGTCGCAGGATGCCGTCCATGACACGAGGACCGCATCCCCAGGCCGTGCACCCGGCCACCGTCGAGGCCCGACGCCGCCGGACGAGACGGACGCCGGCGGTGGTGGCCGTGGCCCTGGCCGGTACGGCGGTGCTGGGCGTCGGGCTGGCCCGGTTCGGGCTGCGGATCTGGGAGGGCACGCCGTTCCCGGTCGCCGATCCCGCCGTCACGGCCCAGCGACTGGACCAGCGCACCGTGCAGGCGTACGACGCCCTCGACCTGCCGCAGGCGAAGCTGGACACCGAGTGGACCGGGGGCGGGCGGACGGCGCAAGCCTACGGGTGCGAGTACCGGGGGCTGAGCCATCTCGGGGACCAATTGAGCGACTCACCTCCGAATGTGCCCGGGGTGGTCACCGTCAGCACCGAATGGGCGCTGAAGGGGGTCACCGAGGACGCCGGCCAGGCGGCGCTGCGCCGGGCGCGGGCCGCCTTGCGGCGGCAGGGCTGGCGGGTGACCACGTACACGAGTCGCAATCACTCCATCAGCCTGGAGGCGACCCCGCCGCACAGCGACGCACGCGTCGGCCTCGACACGTACCCGGGCGGCCGGCTCGCCCTCTCCGCCTCCGCGGGCTGTCTGCGCTATCCCAAGGGCACCCCCGTCGACGAGAGCGGGGACGTCCCGCTGCCGCCCCAGCGACTGCCGGGGCGGCTGCGCGGCTGATACCCCGGCGCCCGTCGGAGATCACATCGACCGGCTCCCCCGCCACCGCCAGGGTGGGCCGCGTGACGGGGGTGCCGAGCGGGTTCGCGGTGATCGCGGTGGTCATCGGGGCGGGCCATGTGCTCGGGCGGCGCGGGACGCTCGGCACGCAGGGCGGCGAGGTGCTGGGCCGGCGTGCTGGTGGCCGTGGCGGCGACGTTGGGGTGAGGGTCCGCCTCGTCCATGGGCCCATCCCCTACGCCGAACGGGACCGGCGGTGGTCCACCGGTCCCGTTCGGGCGTGCCGTCAGCGGCCGTTGGCCGCGGGGCAGGTCAGGCGATCCGCTCCAGCACGACCGGCGTCGCCGGGAACTCCGTGCCCGGGGCCGCGATGTCGTAGGAGCCCTCGACCGCCTGCAGGGCGTACTCGAAGCGCTCCGGGGTGTCCGTGTGCAGCGTCAGCAGGGGCTGGCCCTCGGTCACGGTGTCGCCCGGCTTGGCGTGCATCTCCACGCCTGCCGCCGCCTGCACCGGGTCCTCCTTGCGGGCGCGGCCGGCGCCCAGGCGCCAGGCGGCGATGCCGATGTCGTAGGCGTCCAGCCGGGTGAGGACACCGGAGGAGGGCGCCTTCACCACGTGCTGCTCGCGGGAGGTGGGCAGCACGGCGTCCGGGTCGCCGCCCTGGGCCGCGATCATCCGGCGCCAGACGTCCATCGCCGAGCCGTCGGCCAGGGCCTTCGCCGGGTCGGCGTCCTTGATGCCGGCCGCGTCGAGCATCTCGCGGGCCAGGGCGATCGTCAGTTCCACGACGTCCGCCGGGCCGCCGCCCGCCAGGACCTCCACCGACTCCCGGACCTCCAGCGCGTTGCCGGCCGTCAGGCCCAGCGGGGTCGACATGTCCGTCAGGAGGGCCACCGTCTTCACGCCGTGGTCGGTGCCGAGGCCCACCATC
Above is a genomic segment from Streptomyces fodineus containing:
- the afsQ1 gene encoding two-component system response regulator AfsQ1 — its product is MPSLLLIEDDDAIRTALELSLTRQGHRVATAASGEDGLKLLREQRPDLIVLDVMLPGIDGFEVCRRIRRTDQLPIILLTARSDDIDVVVGLESGADDYVVKPVQGRVLDARIRAVLRRGERESSDSATFGGLVIDRSAMTVTKNGEDLQLTPTELRLLLELSRRPGQALSRQQLLRLVWEHDYLGDSRLVDACVQRLRAKVEDVPSSPTLIRTVRGVGYRLDTPQ
- a CDS encoding sensor histidine kinase — encoded protein: MTDKQGGLRGWAAGRKGNLSRLRFTSLRLRLVVVFGLVALTAAVSASGIAYWLNREAVLTRAQDAVLRDFRQEMQNRAGALPEHPTQDQLQRAAGQMAASSQHFSVLLVAQDTAGKPVYGNSGGINGFSLEDVPKSLRAAVDKQQKVTDTNKEPYHLYWQRVVAHGTPYLVAGTRVIGGGPTGYMAKSLEPEAKDLNSLAWSLGIATGLALIGAALLAQAAATTVLKPVHRLGVAAARLGEGKLDTRLRVSGTDELADLSRTFNNAAEALEQRVAEMAARDEASRRFVADMSHELRTPLTAITAVTEVLEEELESEAGGIDPMIEPAVRLVVSETRRLNDLVENLMEVTRFDAGTARLVLDDVDVADQITACIDARAWLDAVELDVERGLHARLDPRRLDVILANLIGNALKHGGSPVRVSVRAADDSVVIQVRDHGPGIPEDVLPHVFDRFYKASASRPRSEGSGLGLSIAMENAHIHGGEITAANSPEGGAVFTLRLPRDASRLTEETDEGGKTDGDNAENPGSPGSSGKEG
- a CDS encoding VanZ family protein, with amino-acid sequence MQRQGSIGGDSAAIRVRVTGGVLLVAHLALVAWLMLRPLDVPWVTPANLHPLAGIRADLALGWPQAARRIGEGLALLAPLGVLLPMAHGRLGVSPLGSLVRTTAAGALISLGIALLQTGVPGRVVDVDSLLLNTAGVILAHLCVVPAGRARLRRQSREHAGERPVTVQEELSQGRTPTIPRVGMAP
- a CDS encoding PspC domain-containing protein — translated: MTALARPTHGRMIGGVCAALARRFGTSATTMRVIFLLSCLLPGPQFLLYIALWILLPAEDKTSTAW
- a CDS encoding ATP-binding protein, translating into MKHSAVRTLGVAALGAAFAAIGAGAANAAPTVVPSTTPALDTVTHALPTESAGSAQPGAVDALTRGQDALSRGQNALGTGMAAAQPAVQNALTGGPTEPLRSHIGGLPAQGLPTQGLPTQGLPTQGLPMKGVTLG
- a CDS encoding adenosine deaminase — translated: MTSQTAPTGTVSASVPAHIPTPDQIRRAPKVLLHDHLDGGLRPGTVVELAQETGYSELPETDPDKLGLWFHEAADSGSLERYLETFKHTVGVMQTRQALVRVARECAEDLAEDGVVYAEVRYAPEQHLDQGLGLEEVVEAVNEGFRQGERLARENGHRIRVGALLTAMRHAARSLEIAELANRYRDSGVVGFDIAGAEAGYPPTRHLDAFEYLKRENNHFTIHAGEAFGLPSIWQALQWCGADRLGHGVRIIDDIEVHEDGSVTLGRLASYVRDKRIPLELCPSSNLQTGAAPSYAEHPIGLLRRLHFRATVNTDNRLMSHTSMSQEFEHLVGAFGYTLDDLQWFSVNSMKSAFIPFDERLAMINDVVKPGFAELKSEWLFQ
- a CDS encoding prolyl oligopeptidase family serine peptidase, which produces MGQQATPVRTAGLGKVIGPASTAVSAAAVLLPGGEEVSARRPSAVRATLMLRSLGRRLARAGRAEGLAVHAVHYRYRGWNGSEAHLAADAQWAADEVVRRYGDVPVCLVGVDMGGRAALRAGGHEAVNSVVALAPWLPEEDVAAPAEPVKQLVGRRVLIVHGTNDERTDPELSFRFAARAKKVNREVCRFEVHSDGHGLGGHRDEVASLAVDFMMGALYGHAVSRPVVDALAAPPPIGLRMPLAVGFGGSLRR
- a CDS encoding LysR family transcriptional regulator, whose protein sequence is MAHQQSSPARLSPNSDTEDMSAMAKVLAPRLAYFAGVARTEHVTRAAHEMNVPQSTLSRAMVRLEQDLGVDLFARHGRTVSLTTAGRTFLASVERALAEIERAADEVRADADPATGKVAFGFLHTMGAETVPGLLHAFRADHPRVRFSLVQNYGEAMLERLRAGELDLCLTSPVPDAPDLVARRLDEQKLRLVVPADHRLATRRRIRLAEAADESWVTLEPGYGLRRIFDSLCQEAGFRPRVAFEGEEAETLRGLVAAGLGVALLPPPTVARPGVAELTVTAPRAVREIGVAWLADRPDTPPVAAFKAFLLSRRGNLLPT
- a CDS encoding MFS transporter, which encodes MSPASTGASTTVDAVSAVPASDSAADSRMTPGGPGYRRMSLALFLAGVATFALLYSTQALLPLISGEFGVAASEASWTVAAATGGLALFVLPMSALSERYGRRTVMTASLAVAVSVGLLVPFAPSIGALVVLRAVQGAALAGLPASAQAYLAEEVRPRALVTAIGLFVAGNSVGGMSGRVITGWVAQEWGWRIAVGVIGVLAVACAIAFRLLLPTPKHFKAGSLRPRVLLGTVRDHLGNPLLRRLYAIGALFMTVFGGVYTVIGYRLTGAPFGLPQGIIGSIFLVYLVGTVSASTAGRLVGRLGRRGALYLAGGTTATGLLLSLAPALPLVLLGLVLITAGFFAGHAVASSAVSKTAVHGRAQASALYQSTYYVGSSVGSTAGAMAFHADGWGGTVGVGLLAVVGVVTITVLGTRAARVEARRALVAGAH
- a CDS encoding sigma-70 family RNA polymerase sigma factor, which codes for MGNGTATADLDVALEKHRTELTGYCYRMLGSSFEAEDAVQDTLVRAWRSYEKFEGRSSLRSWLYRIATNVCLDMLTAGNKRARPMDLTDSTPLAQAALSPRPDHTWLEPMPDARVLPTVEDPAEAAVAKESVRLAFMAALQQLPPKQRAVLILREVLAWKASEVAELLDTSVASVNSALQRARATLAERAEAGPEGAVSDPLDEEQQKLLERYVKAFEGYDMTALTALLHEDAVMTMPPFDLWLRGSADITGFMTTLGASCAGSRLLPVQVNGLPGFAHYKPDEEQGGFSAWAVQVLELSGRRITGFHCFLDTKRWFPLFGLPLHLEAEPDEVEQGG
- a CDS encoding STAS domain-containing protein, yielding MSSACPAGLPHVDAKEPAVLVLAGPVTRDEVAGLCAQAQMLLAGSGGRVVVCDVGGLGPPGLAVVDLLARLELAARRAGGRIRLRDPDPALPALLDLVGLRFQVEGQAEEGEPALGVEEAVETGDPAP